GCCTTGGCATTGGCCACTAGGGCATTGAAGAGGGTCGATTTGCCAACATTGGGTAGTCCGACGATTCCGGCTCTCAGCATGGGACATGGAAAATTTGCAGGGTCACCCAACTACTGTAACGGAGTCGAGGCCCTAGGAGTTGACCGGACTCCCTGGAGCCCACACACTTTAGGATGAGAGGGTATTTCAGGGAGTAAGGGGTGGTTATGGGAGTCTTAGCAGCAGCACGGCGATGGCTAATCGTGGCATTATTGAGTCCAGTAGTGGTCGGGTGTGCCTCGGATTGGAACATTGCCTGGCCTGGCTCGGGAGGAGATAACGAGGTGCCGCCCGCTACGGGCACCCAAACCCTGACGACCCTCTCAGAGGATTGGCAACAGCTGCGAGATGGGCAAGGACGGTTACAAATCAAGGTGCCGACGGGATGGCAACCGGACGCTCGTCTCCATGACAGCGCCGAGTTAGAGGCGGGTAATCCAGAGCAAGAGGCTTATGTGATCGTCCTATCTGAGGCCATCTCAGCGGTCAGCTATAGCGGCTTGGAAGACAATGCCTTGACCTATAAACGCGCCATTGTCAATGGCCTAGATAGCCAACCAGAGCGAGAAGTTAAAACCAGTGTCAGCTTAGAGAGTGGTCTGTCTGGCGTGCAATATGAGATCCATGGTGAATATCGAGACCAATCTCTGGTCTATCTCCATACCACGGTGGTAAGCGACACCCATTATTACCAAATTGTGGCTTGGTCCGCCGCCGACCGGTTTGAGGAGAATCAAGAGACCTTGCAAGATATAATTCAAAGCTTTCAGGAAAGTTGAGGCTTTACTCTCCCTGAACCCCGCGGCAGAGATGGTTGCTCAACGGCGGTGGCTCCCGATAAGACTACGCTGAGTTGGGTAGCTCAGAGTACTCACCCGAGGGGAACGAGATCCCCTCGGACTCCGACGACCAGGGCGTTCCGCTTGTGGTGAGCGCAGTCGAACTACCGCCCTGGACCCCGCGGCAGGGCATGTCGATCAGCGGCGCTAGATCGCGTCGCATCGGCAAGGAGGCGAGGGGCTTTTTCCTTCTTCCTTCTTCCTTCTTCCTTCTTCCTTCCCCCTCTCCCCTCCCCATCGTCTCGTTCTATGGCCTAATAGAAGAGGACGCTGTTTCGGAGAGAGTGATGGGTCTTGCAAACAATTGCCGTTGGCGAAACCGGTTGGCATCCTGGTTGGTGCTAGGGATGCTGGTACTGGGTAGCTGGCTAGGGCTAGGCAGTCCGGCTTGGGCTGGGCTCGATGACGACCACTACGATGGCAACATCTTCGCCCTCTACGCGGGTAATGGCTCCTTGGTGCCACCACGGGTGTCTTTAGCCCAGTCCTTACAGCAGGAAAGGCCGACGCTGCTGGTGTTGTATGTGGATGACAGTAAGGACTGTAAGCAATTTTCGTCGGTGATCTCGCAGCTGCAGGCCCCCTATGGTCGGGTGGTGAGTTTTGTGCCGGTTATGGCGGATTCGATTCCGGTGAAGCAGGAGTATGCTCCTACGGAGCCGGGCTATTACTTCGAGGGGGCAGTGCCCCAGACAGTACTGTTGGATGGCCAGGGCACGGTGCTGCTGAATAAAACCGGCATCGTTGCCTATGAGGCCATCGATGATGAGCTACGGGAGCTGTTTGACTTACTGCCCCGT
This portion of the Halomicronema hongdechloris C2206 genome encodes:
- a CDS encoding thylakoid membrane photosystem I accumulation factor is translated as MLVLGSWLGLGSPAWAGLDDDHYDGNIFALYAGNGSLVPPRVSLAQSLQQERPTLLVLYVDDSKDCKQFSSVISQLQAPYGRVVSFVPVMADSIPVKQEYAPTEPGYYFEGAVPQTVLLDGQGTVLLNKTGIVAYEAIDDELRELFDLLPRSESEELRRRPVNEVNSELVDS